In Deinococcus sp. KNUC1210, a single genomic region encodes these proteins:
- a CDS encoding NAD(P)/FAD-dependent oxidoreductase, producing the protein MTTHHDIAVLGAGFAGLGMAIQLRRRGVHDVVVFERASEVGGTWRDNTYPGCACDIKSDLYSFSFAPNPDWTHTYARQPEILAYLKATADRFGVRPQIRFGHEVQRAEWDAGAARWRIQTSGGEYTARVLISGHGPLIQPKWPDLPGLDNFQGQKFHSARWDHSVDLTEKRVAVIGTGASAVQFVPQIRQVAGQVTVFQRTPPWVMPRMDQPTSEGRRRLFRRYPLLQRLQRQWVFGAAEVRFLSFTSERFRRAAESIGLKHLEAQVSDPVLRANLTPTYRIGCKRILVSDDYYPALTQPNVELVTDAITGVRGNRILTKGGAEREFDVLIGGTGFDATHPPVASILYGADGRSLKDAWTPHMQALHGTMIAGFPNLFLIVGPNTALGHNSIVYIAEAQIEYILDALSYLDAADLAALEPTPEAQAAYNAALQEKLARSVWVQGGCTSFYLDDTGRNSTLWPERAAQFRLTLRHFDPALYRSWLSPKRLPPLFPRKAVSA; encoded by the coding sequence ATGACCACACACCACGACATCGCCGTTCTCGGCGCAGGGTTTGCCGGACTTGGCATGGCAATTCAGCTCAGACGGCGGGGTGTGCACGACGTGGTGGTGTTCGAGCGTGCCTCTGAAGTCGGCGGCACCTGGCGCGACAACACCTATCCGGGCTGCGCCTGTGACATCAAAAGCGACCTGTACTCCTTCTCGTTCGCGCCCAACCCCGACTGGACCCATACCTATGCCCGTCAGCCGGAAATCCTGGCCTACCTGAAGGCCACTGCCGACCGCTTCGGCGTGCGCCCGCAGATCCGTTTCGGGCATGAGGTGCAGCGGGCCGAGTGGGACGCAGGCGCGGCGCGGTGGCGCATTCAGACCAGCGGAGGCGAGTACACCGCCCGCGTGCTGATCTCTGGTCATGGTCCCCTGATTCAGCCGAAATGGCCGGATCTTCCCGGCCTGGACAACTTTCAGGGTCAGAAATTCCATTCGGCCCGCTGGGATCACTCGGTCGATCTGACGGAAAAGCGGGTCGCGGTGATCGGTACAGGCGCGTCGGCGGTTCAGTTCGTGCCCCAGATACGGCAGGTGGCCGGGCAGGTCACCGTCTTTCAGCGCACGCCACCCTGGGTGATGCCGCGCATGGATCAGCCGACCAGCGAGGGCCGCCGCCGTCTGTTCCGGCGCTATCCGCTGCTCCAGCGGCTGCAACGCCAGTGGGTCTTCGGGGCCGCGGAGGTGCGGTTCCTGTCGTTCACCAGCGAGCGGTTTCGCCGCGCTGCCGAATCCATCGGCCTGAAGCACCTGGAAGCGCAGGTGAGTGATCCGGTCCTGCGTGCGAACCTCACCCCGACCTACCGAATCGGCTGCAAACGCATTCTGGTCAGCGACGACTACTATCCGGCCCTGACGCAGCCCAACGTCGAACTCGTGACCGACGCCATCACGGGCGTGCGCGGCAACCGCATCCTGACGAAGGGTGGCGCAGAGCGCGAATTCGACGTATTGATCGGCGGCACGGGCTTCGACGCCACGCATCCACCCGTCGCCAGCATTCTTTATGGAGCCGATGGACGCTCGCTGAAGGACGCCTGGACGCCGCATATGCAGGCGCTGCACGGCACCATGATCGCCGGATTTCCGAACCTCTTTCTGATCGTCGGGCCGAACACAGCGCTGGGACATAACAGCATCGTGTACATCGCTGAGGCGCAGATCGAGTACATTCTCGACGCGCTGAGCTATCTGGACGCTGCCGATCTGGCCGCCCTCGAACCGACTCCGGAAGCGCAGGCGGCCTACAACGCGGCCCTTCAGGAAAAACTGGCCCGCTCGGTGTGGGTGCAGGGTGGCTGCACCTCGTTTTATCTCGATGACACGGGCCGCAACAGTACCCTGTGGCCCGAACGTGCGGCGCAGTTCCGTCTGACCCTGCGCCACTTCGACCCGGCCCTGTACCGCAGCTGGCTCAGTCCGAAGCGGCTGCCACCCCTGTTTCCCCGAAAGGCTGTCAGCGCCTGA
- a CDS encoding acyl-CoA dehydrogenase family protein — MTTIASPLVDPGLFLAVQQAAPLTEEDGQLSGALTAQLRDAGVFRMLVPAALGGLQTPLPEAIAVIEQLSAADGSAGWLASIGVLSNALSAWMVPAFAERLFQDDPGVILGGSAIPGGRAVPVEGGYRVSGHWTFASGCRHAGWLFALCLTPEGLPVLATLPAAACEIVPNWQTLGLRGTGSHDFAVHDQFVPEEQTFMPFGQAPRQPDLLYTLGVDALFSLTVAPVPLGIAQAALDETRHLMQTKAARGGGLLSAHPVVQENYAEATGLYLAARAFVMQVAQQYCEAVQQGRPLSAAERAQASLAARHAAAASVRVVERMLDLAGTSAVRQGARLERQHRDVTTAARHVRFHWSGEVQAGQTLLEGAPALPQERSN; from the coding sequence ATGACCACCATTGCCTCGCCGCTGGTCGATCCAGGGTTGTTCCTTGCCGTGCAGCAGGCGGCTCCCCTCACCGAAGAGGATGGACAGCTCAGCGGCGCTCTGACCGCGCAGCTCAGGGACGCTGGCGTTTTCCGGATGCTGGTGCCTGCCGCGCTGGGCGGCCTTCAGACACCGCTGCCCGAGGCGATTGCCGTGATCGAGCAGTTGTCGGCAGCCGATGGCAGCGCCGGATGGCTGGCCTCCATCGGTGTGTTGTCCAACGCGCTGTCTGCCTGGATGGTTCCTGCCTTTGCCGAGCGGCTTTTTCAGGATGACCCCGGCGTGATTCTGGGTGGCAGCGCCATTCCCGGCGGGCGGGCAGTGCCGGTGGAGGGTGGCTACCGCGTGAGCGGCCACTGGACTTTTGCCAGCGGGTGCAGGCATGCCGGTTGGCTGTTTGCCCTATGCCTCACGCCGGAGGGCCTTCCGGTTCTGGCGACCCTGCCTGCCGCCGCCTGCGAGATTGTTCCCAACTGGCAGACGCTGGGACTGCGCGGCACCGGCAGCCATGATTTCGCTGTTCACGACCAGTTCGTTCCCGAGGAGCAGACCTTCATGCCGTTCGGTCAGGCTCCCAGGCAACCCGACCTGCTGTACACCTTGGGCGTCGATGCGCTGTTCTCGCTGACGGTGGCCCCAGTGCCGCTGGGAATCGCACAGGCCGCCCTCGACGAAACCCGGCACCTGATGCAGACCAAGGCTGCGCGGGGCGGCGGCCTGCTGTCGGCTCATCCGGTGGTGCAGGAAAACTACGCCGAGGCGACCGGGCTGTATCTGGCAGCCCGCGCCTTCGTCATGCAGGTGGCGCAGCAGTACTGCGAGGCCGTACAGCAGGGCCGACCCCTCTCGGCGGCAGAGCGGGCACAGGCGAGTCTGGCGGCGCGTCATGCCGCGGCCGCCAGTGTGCGGGTGGTCGAGAGGATGCTCGATCTGGCGGGCACCAGCGCTGTTCGGCAGGGTGCGAGGCTCGAACGTCAGCACCGCGACGTGACCACGGCGGCGCGGCACGTGCGCTTTCACTGGTCGGGGGAAGTCCAGGCGGGTCAGACGCTGCTGGAGGGCGCTCCGGCGCTGCCTCAGGAACGGAGCAACTGA
- a CDS encoding SDR family NAD(P)-dependent oxidoreductase — translation MSVMSRFDLSGRTAVVTGATRGLGRAFARALAEAGANIVIVGRDAEAAREVEQELAGLGRQTLTVLADITVRSELEGILAQAVERFGHVDILINNAGTCIHRPALDVTDDEWGQVMSVNVDALWRASQVFGRHMTGRGSGTIVNIGSISAMIVNRPQWQPAYNASKAAVHQLTRSLAAEWAPMGVRVNALAPGYIKTDMAPVDEPQFQRYWIEDAPQQRYATPDELGPAIVFLASDASTFMTGSVLVIDGGYTVY, via the coding sequence GTGAGCGTCATGTCCAGATTCGATCTGAGTGGGCGAACTGCCGTGGTCACCGGGGCGACCAGGGGCCTGGGCCGCGCGTTCGCCCGCGCATTGGCCGAGGCCGGAGCCAATATCGTGATCGTGGGCCGCGACGCCGAGGCGGCCCGCGAGGTCGAGCAGGAACTGGCCGGTCTTGGCCGCCAGACCCTGACGGTGCTGGCCGACATCACCGTCCGTTCCGAACTGGAAGGCATTCTGGCTCAGGCGGTCGAGCGCTTCGGGCACGTCGATATTCTGATCAACAATGCCGGAACGTGTATTCATCGCCCCGCGCTGGACGTGACTGACGACGAGTGGGGGCAGGTGATGAGCGTCAACGTCGATGCGCTGTGGAGAGCGTCTCAGGTCTTCGGGCGGCACATGACCGGGCGCGGCAGCGGCACCATCGTCAATATCGGCTCGATCTCGGCTATGATCGTCAATCGCCCGCAGTGGCAACCGGCCTATAACGCCTCCAAAGCGGCGGTGCATCAGCTCACCAGGAGTCTGGCGGCAGAGTGGGCACCGATGGGCGTGCGCGTCAATGCGCTGGCCCCCGGGTACATCAAAACCGATATGGCCCCTGTCGACGAACCGCAGTTCCAGCGCTACTGGATCGAGGACGCACCCCAGCAGCGCTACGCCACGCCCGACGAACTGGGGCCAGCCATCGTGTTTCTGGCGAGCGACGCCTCCACGTTCATGACCGGTTCGGTGCTGGTGATCGACGGCGGCTACACCGTGTACTGA
- a CDS encoding FAD-binding oxidoreductase: MTQTLESTQLSSLTFSPLAASLKGELLLPTSAAYEQARRVWNAAVDLYPAAIVRPAHAPDVAQAVRFARTHRLPVAVRSGGHSPAGFGTVEGGLVIDLSSMKAISLDAATRRVWAEPGLTWGEVASFLQPYDLAITAGDTPTVGVGGLTQGGGIGWFVRKHGLALDRLRGVELVTADGTVLRASATEHPELFWGVRGGGANFGVITAYEFEAHAGGTVLGGLVIFDGSDARHLLGEYARLAAASPDELSTQAVLFAAPPLPFIPAEAVGRPLLAVSMCYSGDLQTGEAVTAPLRRLAAPILDLVAPMPYSGMLQLPLYAEAGNHGFRHAIRSQFVQRVDDAFLDALTDGAAQAFNPGTLIQLRVLGGQLARIPASSTAFSHRDKAAVLMISHMTPSELPPVAAELAVQATEHVWQAVRPFAAGTYGNFLAVGEQGRTAEVYSAAVLERLAALKAQYDPQNVFARNANIRA; encoded by the coding sequence ATGACCCAGACCCTCGAATCGACTCAGCTGTCCTCCCTGACCTTCAGCCCCCTCGCCGCTTCCCTGAAAGGCGAACTCCTGCTGCCAACCTCCGCCGCATACGAGCAGGCCCGGCGGGTGTGGAACGCTGCCGTCGATCTGTACCCGGCAGCCATCGTCCGTCCGGCACACGCGCCGGACGTGGCTCAGGCCGTGCGCTTCGCCCGCACTCATCGACTGCCTGTCGCGGTGAGGAGCGGCGGTCATAGCCCCGCTGGTTTCGGCACCGTCGAGGGCGGACTGGTCATCGACCTGTCGAGCATGAAGGCCATCTCGCTCGATGCCGCCACGCGCCGGGTGTGGGCCGAACCGGGCCTGACCTGGGGTGAAGTCGCGTCCTTCCTGCAACCCTACGACCTGGCGATCACGGCGGGCGACACCCCGACGGTGGGCGTGGGCGGGCTGACACAGGGCGGCGGTATCGGCTGGTTCGTCCGCAAACACGGACTCGCCCTCGACCGTCTGCGCGGCGTGGAACTCGTGACCGCCGACGGCACGGTGCTGCGGGCCAGTGCCACCGAGCATCCCGAGCTGTTCTGGGGCGTGCGCGGCGGCGGAGCGAACTTCGGCGTCATCACCGCCTACGAGTTCGAAGCTCACGCGGGCGGCACCGTGCTGGGCGGTCTGGTGATCTTCGACGGCAGTGATGCCCGGCACCTGCTGGGCGAGTATGCCCGCCTCGCCGCCGCCTCTCCCGACGAACTGTCCACCCAGGCGGTCCTGTTTGCCGCGCCGCCGCTGCCCTTCATTCCTGCCGAGGCGGTCGGGCGTCCGCTGCTCGCCGTTTCGATGTGCTACAGCGGCGATCTACAGACGGGTGAAGCGGTGACTGCGCCGCTGCGACGCCTGGCCGCGCCGATCCTCGATCTGGTGGCTCCTATGCCCTATAGCGGCATGCTGCAACTGCCGCTGTATGCCGAAGCGGGTAATCACGGGTTCCGGCACGCCATCCGCTCTCAGTTCGTGCAGCGCGTGGACGACGCCTTTCTCGATGCCCTGACAGACGGCGCGGCGCAGGCGTTCAATCCGGGCACGCTCATTCAGCTGCGCGTCCTGGGAGGCCAGCTGGCCCGCATTCCCGCCAGCAGCACCGCCTTTTCTCACCGCGACAAGGCCGCCGTGCTGATGATCTCGCACATGACCCCCAGCGAACTGCCGCCCGTTGCCGCCGAACTCGCGGTGCAGGCCACCGAACATGTCTGGCAGGCGGTGCGGCCCTTTGCGGCGGGAACCTACGGCAACTTTCTGGCGGTCGGGGAGCAGGGGCGCACGGCGGAGGTGTACAGCGCGGCTGTGCTGGAGCGGCTGGCGGCTCTGAAGGCCCAGTACGATCCTCAAAACGTCTTCGCCCGCAACGCGAATATCCGCGCCTGA
- a CDS encoding alpha/beta hydrolase: protein MNNARTTSFLLLLGAGSLAAVLGLRLLKVRPSMQLRLARLYLRLRRKRPDLTALEHTYRTRSSPQAAPLPASLRALCTVEESRVQGCRVIRLTPRRASADLHLLYLHGGSYVDELIRNHWELIEALIRATGARVTVPLYPLAPEHSSAAAFALLDEVYLTLLATTPAEQVVLCGDSAGGGLALAQTMRLRDAGLPQPGRTVLFAPWLDLMLRDPAVRAAEQRDLMLYVDSLRLCGSWWAAEQDTRKPALSPLYGDLTNLPPIDLYIGTDDLFIVDARTFERRAHAAGAAVRLYETPGGFHVFMAVSLLPESQQVYEHLARTLGVS, encoded by the coding sequence ATGAACAACGCCAGAACGACTTCTTTCCTTCTCCTGCTCGGCGCAGGCTCTCTCGCGGCTGTTCTGGGGCTCAGACTCCTGAAGGTTCGTCCGAGCATGCAGCTGCGGCTCGCCCGCCTGTATCTGCGCCTGCGAAGAAAGCGGCCTGATCTGACCGCGCTGGAACACACGTACCGCACCCGTTCATCCCCACAGGCCGCCCCGCTTCCCGCGTCGCTCAGGGCGCTCTGTACGGTCGAGGAATCGCGGGTACAGGGCTGCCGGGTCATCCGGCTGACGCCCCGCCGTGCATCTGCTGACCTGCATCTGCTCTATCTGCACGGCGGCTCCTACGTCGATGAGCTGATCCGCAACCACTGGGAGCTAATCGAGGCCCTGATCCGGGCGACGGGAGCGCGGGTGACGGTGCCGCTGTATCCGCTCGCGCCCGAGCATTCCTCGGCGGCGGCGTTCGCCCTGCTGGACGAGGTGTACCTGACGCTGCTCGCCACCACGCCTGCCGAACAGGTGGTGCTGTGCGGAGATTCGGCGGGTGGAGGGCTGGCGCTCGCCCAGACCATGCGCCTGCGCGACGCCGGGTTGCCGCAGCCGGGCCGAACCGTGCTGTTTGCGCCGTGGCTCGATCTGATGCTCAGGGATCCCGCTGTTCGTGCCGCCGAACAGCGGGATCTGATGCTGTACGTGGACTCGCTGAGGCTGTGCGGGTCGTGGTGGGCCGCAGAGCAGGACACCCGGAAGCCCGCCCTCAGCCCCCTGTACGGCGACCTGACGAACCTGCCGCCTATCGACCTCTATATCGGAACAGACGACCTTTTCATCGTGGATGCCCGGACCTTCGAGCGCCGGGCACACGCTGCGGGCGCGGCCGTGCGGCTGTACGAGACGCCCGGCGGATTTCACGTCTTTATGGCGGTCAGTCTGCTGCCCGAATCGCAGCAGGTCTACGAGCACTTAGCCCGCACCCTCGGCGTTTCGTAG